One Microbacterium sp. zg-B96 genomic region harbors:
- a CDS encoding AlkA N-terminal domain-containing protein, with the protein MSQAVTGFDERYRAIHARDARFDGQFVTAVRTTGIYCRPSCPARTPKPGNVEFYATSAAAHEAGYRACKRCLPEAAPGSPAWDLRGDTAGRAMRLIADGVVEREGVPGLASRLGYSSRHLSRLLAAELGAGPLALARAHRAHTARMLLVGTDLPIADIAFSAGFASVRQFNDTVREVFGMPPQQLRARRPASGVAAAAGAIDLVLPVRAPFDVDGLFAWMAARVIAGVETATPTSFARNIALPGGPAWFRLRADGARVRLEARLSRLGDLPVLVARARRLFDLDADPVAIDEALARHPELAASVARTPGLRVPGTADPHEMLIRAMIGQQISVAAARTALVRLTEALGERVPEHEGTDRLFPTMTAIAEHGAEVLRGPAARIRAVTGAAALIAAGDLSLSPGDDGVEQRARLLALPGVGPWTADYVRMRVTGDPDVVLPGDVAARTGAGNLGIPADPAGLTAWATRTAPWRSYLTAHLWRAALPAATPTPPLPVGIQAEDAATAESGPESAAQPEFGRPLSGARS; encoded by the coding sequence ATGAGTCAGGCAGTCACGGGGTTCGACGAGCGGTATCGGGCCATCCATGCGCGGGACGCGCGCTTCGACGGCCAGTTCGTCACCGCCGTGCGCACCACCGGAATCTACTGCCGCCCCAGCTGCCCCGCCCGCACCCCGAAGCCCGGCAACGTCGAGTTCTACGCCACCAGCGCTGCCGCGCACGAGGCCGGTTACCGCGCCTGCAAGCGTTGCCTGCCGGAGGCGGCACCGGGTTCGCCCGCGTGGGACCTGCGCGGCGACACCGCCGGCCGCGCCATGCGCCTCATCGCCGACGGCGTGGTCGAGCGCGAGGGCGTGCCGGGGCTGGCCTCCCGCCTCGGCTACTCCAGTCGTCATCTCTCGCGCCTGCTCGCCGCCGAACTCGGCGCCGGCCCGCTCGCGCTCGCCCGCGCGCACCGCGCGCACACCGCGCGGATGCTGTTGGTGGGCACCGACCTGCCCATCGCGGACATCGCGTTCTCGGCCGGGTTCGCCAGCGTCCGCCAGTTCAACGACACCGTGCGGGAAGTGTTCGGGATGCCGCCGCAGCAGCTGCGCGCGCGACGTCCGGCATCCGGCGTGGCCGCCGCCGCCGGCGCGATCGACCTCGTGCTCCCGGTGCGGGCGCCGTTCGACGTGGACGGGCTGTTCGCGTGGATGGCGGCGCGCGTCATCGCCGGCGTCGAAACCGCCACCCCGACCTCTTTCGCGCGCAACATCGCGCTGCCGGGGGGACCGGCCTGGTTCCGGCTGCGCGCCGACGGCGCCCGCGTGCGTCTGGAGGCCCGCCTCAGTCGCCTCGGCGATCTGCCCGTGCTGGTCGCCCGCGCCCGCCGGCTGTTCGACCTCGACGCGGACCCCGTGGCCATCGACGAGGCGCTCGCGCGCCACCCGGAGCTTGCCGCCTCCGTCGCCCGCACACCCGGCCTGCGGGTGCCTGGTACCGCGGACCCGCACGAGATGCTCATCCGCGCCATGATCGGCCAGCAGATCTCAGTGGCTGCCGCTCGCACCGCCCTGGTGCGCCTGACCGAGGCGCTGGGGGAGCGGGTGCCCGAGCACGAGGGCACCGACCGGCTGTTCCCCACGATGACCGCGATCGCCGAACACGGTGCGGAGGTGCTGCGCGGCCCCGCCGCCCGCATCCGCGCCGTCACCGGCGCCGCCGCGCTGATCGCGGCCGGCGACCTGTCGCTGTCGCCCGGCGACGACGGCGTCGAGCAGCGCGCGCGGCTGCTCGCGCTGCCGGGAGTCGGTCCCTGGACTGCCGACTACGTGCGGATGCGGGTCACCGGCGACCCCGACGTGGTCCTCCCGGGCGACGTCGCCGCTCGGACCGGGGCGGGGAACCTCGGCATCCCCGCCGACCCGGCCGGTCTCACGGCTTGGGCCACCCGGACCGCGCCGTGGCGCAGTTACCTCACCGCGCACCTGTGGCGGGCGGCCCTGCCCGCGGCGACCCCCACCCCACCCCTCCCCGTCGGAATTCAGGCTGAGGATGCCGCGACGGCCGAATCAGGGCCCGAATCCGCCGCACAGCCTGAATTCGGACGCCCTCTCTCAGGAGCCAGGTCATGA
- a CDS encoding methylated-DNA--[protein]-cysteine S-methyltransferase — MTTLSTTTQTATIQTLDTPDGPFTIVSDAAGRVLASGWTPDGDTMLARIHPALRPATVHERRTDAADAVAAYYAGDVAAIDGIEVAQHGTALQQNGWTALRRITPGRPLTYTGFAVEMGHPRAVRAAASICARNAAALFVPCHRVLRTDGTLGGFAWGLDVKRSLLARESD; from the coding sequence ATGACCACCCTCAGCACCACCACCCAGACCGCCACGATCCAGACCCTCGACACCCCCGACGGCCCATTCACGATCGTCAGCGACGCCGCCGGACGCGTGCTCGCCTCCGGCTGGACCCCCGACGGCGACACGATGCTCGCCCGCATCCACCCGGCGCTGCGCCCGGCCACCGTGCACGAGCGGCGGACGGATGCCGCGGATGCCGTCGCCGCCTACTACGCCGGTGACGTCGCCGCGATCGACGGAATCGAGGTCGCCCAACACGGCACCGCCCTGCAGCAGAACGGCTGGACGGCACTGCGCCGCATCACACCAGGCCGCCCGCTGACCTACACCGGTTTCGCGGTCGAGATGGGCCACCCCCGCGCCGTGCGGGCAGCCGCCTCCATCTGCGCGCGCAACGCCGCCGCCCTGTTCGTGCCGTGCCACCGCGTGCTGCGCACCGACGGCACCCTCGGCGGCTTCGCCTGGGGACTCGACGTCAAGCGGTCCCTCCTGGCCCGCGAATCAGACTGA
- a CDS encoding ABC transporter ATP-binding protein, which translates to MTSSPQRLSTPRALARLIPFVKPVLPRLIGGCIAAFGAAMMSLLIPLVLEAVVDGPIADGEIPLIVWAAVGVLVLGALEALFIYLRRAFVLTPATGVEYEIRQQFYRRLQRLPVSFHDRWQSGQLLSRMMQDINLIRRWLAFGAILLLVNVLTIVIGAAFLFRWHWALGTTFLVVSIPLWFFGYRFEHNYGVLARQSQDQAGDLATSVEESVHGIRVLKAFGRGKHALQKFRAQVETLRGTELRKAREVGVLWFWLEVVPMIAFALCLLIGIWLASTDQLTVGELFAFFAMATALRWPLESLGFLFSFLIDARTATDRVFEVLDSENAIVDPENPKTIENPRGELAFRGVHFRYQDAGATERDLLDGVDLVLEPGETMALVGLTGSGKTTLTTLPARLYDVTEGAVELDGVDVRDLTLEELRRHVAMAFEDATLFSTSVRDNVLLGRDGLDPLSPEADAVLAEALEIAQAHFVYDLPDGADTLVGEEGLSLSGGQRQRLALARAVAARPRVLVLDDPLSALDVDTEALVEAALRRVLATTTALIVAHRPSTVALADRVAVLEAGRITAVGTHAELLRTSEHYRHVISSFEAEERTQRETEVNL; encoded by the coding sequence ATGACCTCCTCGCCGCAGAGACTTTCCACCCCGCGGGCGCTCGCTCGCCTCATCCCGTTCGTCAAACCCGTGCTGCCCCGTTTGATCGGCGGCTGCATCGCCGCGTTCGGCGCGGCGATGATGAGCCTGCTCATCCCGCTCGTCCTCGAGGCCGTCGTCGACGGGCCCATCGCCGACGGCGAGATTCCGCTCATCGTCTGGGCGGCTGTCGGCGTGCTCGTCCTGGGTGCGCTCGAGGCACTGTTCATCTACCTGCGCCGCGCGTTCGTGCTGACCCCGGCGACGGGCGTCGAGTACGAGATCCGGCAGCAGTTCTACCGGCGCCTGCAGCGCCTGCCGGTGTCGTTCCACGACCGCTGGCAATCAGGGCAGCTGCTCAGCCGCATGATGCAGGACATCAACCTCATCCGCCGCTGGCTCGCGTTCGGCGCGATCCTGCTGCTGGTGAACGTCCTGACCATCGTCATCGGCGCGGCCTTCCTCTTCCGCTGGCACTGGGCCCTGGGCACGACGTTCCTGGTCGTGTCGATCCCGCTGTGGTTCTTCGGCTACCGGTTCGAGCACAACTACGGCGTGCTCGCACGTCAGAGCCAGGACCAGGCCGGCGACCTGGCCACCTCGGTCGAGGAGAGCGTCCACGGCATCCGTGTGCTCAAGGCGTTCGGCCGCGGCAAGCACGCGCTGCAGAAGTTCCGCGCGCAGGTCGAGACGCTGCGAGGCACCGAACTGCGCAAGGCCCGCGAAGTGGGCGTGCTGTGGTTCTGGCTCGAAGTCGTGCCGATGATCGCGTTCGCGCTGTGCCTGCTGATCGGCATCTGGCTCGCCAGCACCGACCAGCTGACCGTCGGCGAGCTGTTCGCCTTCTTCGCGATGGCCACCGCGCTTCGCTGGCCGCTGGAGTCGCTCGGGTTCCTGTTCTCGTTCCTCATCGACGCCCGCACCGCCACCGACCGCGTCTTCGAGGTGCTCGATTCGGAGAACGCGATCGTGGACCCGGAGAACCCCAAGACCATCGAGAATCCGCGCGGGGAGCTGGCCTTCCGTGGCGTGCACTTCCGGTATCAGGATGCCGGTGCCACCGAGCGCGACCTGCTGGACGGGGTCGACCTCGTGCTGGAGCCGGGGGAGACGATGGCCCTGGTGGGCCTCACCGGCTCGGGCAAGACCACCCTGACGACCCTCCCGGCGCGCCTGTACGACGTGACCGAGGGTGCCGTGGAACTGGACGGCGTCGATGTGCGCGACCTCACGCTCGAAGAGCTGCGCCGCCACGTCGCGATGGCGTTCGAGGATGCCACGTTGTTCTCGACCTCGGTGCGCGACAACGTGCTGCTGGGTCGCGACGGCCTGGATCCGCTGAGCCCCGAGGCGGATGCCGTGCTGGCAGAAGCCCTCGAGATCGCGCAGGCCCACTTCGTGTACGACCTCCCCGACGGTGCGGACACGCTCGTCGGCGAGGAGGGGCTGAGCCTGTCCGGTGGGCAGCGGCAGCGCCTCGCGCTCGCGCGCGCCGTTGCGGCCCGGCCGCGCGTGCTGGTGCTTGACGACCCGCTGTCGGCGCTGGACGTGGACACCGAGGCGCTGGTCGAGGCGGCGCTGCGCCGCGTGCTGGCCACCACCACCGCGCTCATCGTGGCGCACCGGCCGTCGACGGTGGCCCTGGCCGACCGCGTCGCCGTGCTCGAGGCGGGGCGCATCACGGCCGTCGGCACCCACGCCGAGCTGCTGCGCACGAGCGAGCACTACCGGCATGTCATCTCGAGCTTCGAAGCCGAGGAACGCACCCAGCGCGAGACGGAGGTGAACCTGTGA
- a CDS encoding ABC transporter ATP-binding protein, which yields MSVSTVQGTSGEDRDDYTKTESRAIRRRSLHLLGSLVSPMKGLLVLTAVVVVASTALRVLGPALIAWGINVALPRAVDYADWMPAFVVTAVYLVTGILGAALIAWYVGLAARLTQAVLMDLRTRIFRHTQRLSLEFHESYTSGRIISRQTSDLESIRELLDGGLNQLVQGSLYGIFTLAMLFILDWQSGVILVVMGIPLALLMRWFYIQSQKGFRLSRVVSAKLIVQFVETMTGVRAVKAFRKEKRNDAEFGEISGEYRRVNLKLVRLFGVLDPGLILISNVTMAIVLLWGALRVVDGTFLIGSLLAAVLYIRNFFSPLEEIAMFLNSYQSATAALEKVSGMLEEEPTVPDPAEPVDLWHARGHVRFEDVEFGYASGRVILPDFSLDIPAGQTIALVGTTGAGKSTLAKLVSRFYDPTRGRVTLDGVDLRSLHPKDLRRAIVMVTQEAYLFSGTIADNIALGKPDATLAEIQAAARAVGADTFIQALPDGYNTDVNKRGGRVSAGQRQLISFARAFLADPAVLILDEATASLDMPSERMIQDALQTLLADRTAIIIAHRLSTVAIADRVLVMEHGRIIEDDAPAALIAGTGKFSQLHAAWRESLV from the coding sequence GTGAGCGTCTCGACGGTTCAGGGAACCAGCGGCGAGGACCGCGACGACTACACCAAGACCGAGAGCCGCGCCATCCGGCGCCGGTCGCTGCACCTGCTCGGGTCCCTCGTGAGCCCGATGAAGGGGCTGCTGGTGCTGACGGCTGTCGTCGTCGTGGCCTCCACCGCACTGCGGGTGCTGGGACCTGCGCTGATCGCCTGGGGCATCAACGTGGCGCTTCCGCGCGCCGTGGACTACGCCGACTGGATGCCGGCGTTCGTGGTGACGGCGGTGTATCTGGTCACCGGCATCCTGGGCGCCGCCCTCATCGCCTGGTACGTCGGGTTGGCGGCACGGCTGACCCAGGCAGTGCTGATGGACCTGCGCACGCGGATCTTCCGCCACACGCAGCGGCTGAGCCTGGAGTTCCACGAGAGCTACACGTCGGGGCGCATCATCTCGCGGCAGACCAGCGACCTGGAGTCGATCCGCGAGTTGCTCGACGGCGGGCTCAACCAGCTCGTGCAGGGGAGCCTGTACGGCATCTTCACGCTGGCGATGCTGTTCATCCTGGATTGGCAGTCCGGCGTCATCCTCGTGGTCATGGGCATTCCGCTGGCACTGCTGATGCGCTGGTTCTACATCCAGTCGCAGAAGGGATTCCGGCTGTCGCGGGTGGTCAGCGCGAAGCTCATCGTGCAGTTCGTGGAGACCATGACGGGCGTGCGGGCGGTCAAGGCCTTCCGCAAGGAGAAGCGCAACGACGCCGAGTTCGGGGAGATCTCGGGGGAGTACCGCCGGGTCAACCTCAAGCTCGTGCGGCTGTTCGGCGTGCTCGATCCCGGCCTCATCCTCATCTCGAACGTGACGATGGCCATCGTGCTGCTGTGGGGCGCGCTGCGCGTCGTGGACGGCACCTTCCTCATCGGCAGTCTGCTCGCGGCGGTGCTGTACATCCGCAACTTCTTCAGCCCGCTGGAGGAGATCGCGATGTTCCTGAACTCCTACCAGTCAGCCACCGCGGCGCTGGAGAAGGTGTCGGGCATGCTGGAGGAGGAGCCGACGGTTCCCGATCCGGCGGAGCCGGTGGACCTGTGGCACGCACGAGGTCACGTGCGCTTCGAGGACGTCGAGTTCGGCTACGCCTCGGGCCGGGTGATCCTGCCCGACTTCTCGCTGGACATCCCCGCGGGGCAGACCATCGCCCTGGTCGGCACGACCGGGGCGGGAAAGTCCACGCTGGCCAAGCTGGTGTCGCGTTTCTACGACCCGACGCGCGGCAGGGTGACCCTGGACGGGGTCGACCTGCGGTCGCTGCACCCGAAGGACCTGCGCCGCGCGATCGTCATGGTCACGCAGGAGGCGTACCTGTTCAGCGGCACGATCGCCGACAACATCGCACTGGGAAAGCCCGACGCGACGCTGGCGGAGATCCAGGCCGCAGCGCGCGCGGTGGGGGCCGACACCTTCATCCAGGCGCTGCCGGACGGCTACAACACCGACGTGAACAAGCGCGGCGGTCGGGTCTCCGCCGGGCAGCGGCAGCTGATCTCGTTCGCGCGGGCGTTCCTGGCAGATCCCGCCGTGCTCATCCTGGATGAGGCGACGGCGTCGCTGGACATGCCCAGCGAGCGGATGATCCAGGACGCGCTGCAGACGCTGCTGGCCGACCGCACCGCGATCATCATCGCCCACCGCCTGTCGACGGTGGCGATCGCCGACCGGGTGCTCGTCATGGAGCACGGCCGCATCATCGAGGACGACGCCCCCGCCGCGCTCATCGCCGGCACCGGTAAGTTCTCGCAGCTGCACGCCGCCTGGCGCGAGTCGCTGGTGTGA
- a CDS encoding BadF/BadG/BcrA/BcrD ATPase family protein: MTAGDAVLAIDAGQTSIKTRVRWGGDVQDEVFPGIRTHASLLPQLAEVAHAAITRAGAPVSVVAAGVSGLTSAETDAGALRELLRGTAVARTILAHDSTTSFLGALGDARGAVVAAGTGVVTLAVGGDAVARVDGWGYLVGDAGSGYWIGREALAAVMRDFDGRGPATALRAVAQEHWPDLTEAYIRLQTADDRVSVIAGFAAAVAAHTDHDAVAADITRRAADELAHSVTTALHRVHRGDDGTLQVCALGGVFRSAPLRAAFQRRLTDADLDIALVAPRGQGIDGDAALANLPARHPLATAVAVSDAASAG, encoded by the coding sequence ATGACCGCCGGCGACGCCGTCCTGGCCATCGACGCAGGACAGACCAGCATCAAAACCCGCGTGCGCTGGGGCGGCGACGTGCAGGACGAGGTCTTCCCCGGCATCCGCACGCATGCCTCGCTGCTGCCACAGCTCGCGGAGGTCGCGCACGCCGCGATCACCCGCGCCGGCGCACCGGTGTCGGTCGTGGCCGCCGGGGTGTCGGGCCTCACGTCGGCCGAGACCGACGCCGGGGCGCTGCGCGAGCTGCTGCGCGGCACCGCCGTGGCCCGGACGATCCTCGCGCACGACTCCACCACCTCGTTCCTCGGCGCGCTCGGTGACGCCCGCGGTGCCGTGGTGGCCGCCGGCACCGGCGTGGTGACCCTCGCCGTCGGCGGCGACGCGGTGGCCAGGGTGGACGGCTGGGGGTACCTCGTCGGCGATGCCGGGAGCGGCTACTGGATCGGCCGGGAGGCACTGGCTGCCGTCATGCGCGACTTCGACGGCCGGGGCCCGGCGACGGCGCTGCGCGCGGTCGCCCAGGAGCACTGGCCCGACCTCACCGAGGCGTACATCCGGCTGCAGACCGCCGACGACCGCGTCAGCGTGATCGCGGGGTTCGCCGCAGCCGTGGCCGCCCACACCGACCACGACGCCGTCGCCGCCGACATCACCCGCCGCGCCGCCGACGAGCTGGCGCACAGCGTCACCACGGCGCTGCACCGCGTGCACCGCGGCGACGACGGGACGCTGCAGGTGTGCGCGCTGGGTGGGGTGTTCCGCTCCGCGCCGCTGCGCGCGGCGTTCCAGCGGCGACTGACGGACGCCGACCTGGACATCGCCCTGGTTGCGCCCCGGGGCCAGGGCATCGACGGCGACGCCGCCCTCGCGAACCTGCCGGCGCGGCATCCGCTGGCCACCGCCGTCGCGGTCTCGGACGCGGCCTCCGCCGGCTGA
- a CDS encoding NADP-dependent isocitrate dehydrogenase, whose translation MTEPTIIYTYTDEAPALATASFLPIVQAYAGQAGVSVQTRDISLAGRVLAAFPQHLTPEQQVGDALAELGGLATLPEANIIKLPNISASIPQLKGAIAELQAAGFDIPDYPDEPTTLEEKDIRARYDRIKGSAVNPVLREGNSDRRAPLSVKNYARKHPHRNKPFAEGSKTRVATLGHDDFKSNEKSVVMPADDVLTIQHVASDGTVTTLKDSLKVLPGEIVDATFLSAAALDAFLAETLRAAEVDDVLYSVHLKATMMKVSDPIIFGHVVRAYFAGVFARYGEKIAAAGLTPNDGLGGILSGLKSVDGGEEIIAAFADAMADGPRLSYVNSDKGITNLHVPSDVIVDASMPALVRNGGKLWGVDGGEDDTIAVIPDSSYAGVYQSVIDDVIAHGPLDPATIGSVPNVGLMAQAAEEYGSHDKTFEIAAEGVVQVLDSAGTVLLEHAVAPGDIWRATQTKDIAVRDWVKLAVTRARATGVPAVFWLDATRAHDAQLIEKVNTYLGEHDTSGLTIEILPPAEATQYSLDRIRQGLDTISVTGNVLRDYLTDLFPILEVGTSAKMLSIVPLLAGGGLFETGAGGSAPKHVQQLLSENYLRWDSLGEFFALAASLEHLATTTDNPKAQVLADTLDAATGTFLENDRSPGRALGTIDNRGSHFYLALYWAQELAKQTADAELAAIFAPVAEALAAGEEQIVAELIAVQGSPVDVGGYYRPDAARVESVMRPSATFNSVIDSLG comes from the coding sequence ATGACCGAGCCGACCATCATCTACACCTACACCGACGAGGCCCCGGCGCTGGCCACCGCGTCGTTCCTGCCGATCGTGCAGGCCTACGCCGGTCAGGCCGGGGTGTCCGTTCAGACGCGGGACATCTCGCTTGCCGGCCGCGTGCTGGCCGCCTTCCCGCAGCACCTGACACCGGAGCAGCAGGTCGGCGACGCGCTGGCCGAGCTCGGGGGCCTGGCGACCCTGCCCGAGGCGAACATCATCAAGCTCCCCAACATCTCCGCCTCCATCCCGCAGCTCAAGGGCGCGATCGCGGAGCTGCAGGCGGCGGGCTTCGACATCCCCGACTACCCCGACGAGCCGACCACGCTCGAGGAGAAGGACATCCGCGCCCGGTACGACCGCATCAAGGGATCCGCGGTCAACCCGGTGCTGCGCGAGGGCAACAGCGACCGCCGCGCGCCGCTGTCGGTGAAGAACTACGCCCGCAAGCACCCGCACCGCAACAAGCCGTTCGCGGAGGGCTCCAAGACCCGCGTCGCCACCCTCGGGCACGACGACTTCAAATCCAACGAGAAGTCCGTGGTGATGCCCGCCGACGACGTGCTGACCATCCAGCACGTGGCATCCGACGGCACCGTCACGACGCTGAAGGACAGCCTGAAGGTGCTCCCCGGCGAGATCGTGGATGCCACGTTCCTCTCGGCCGCGGCCCTGGACGCCTTCCTCGCCGAGACGCTGCGCGCCGCCGAGGTCGACGACGTGCTGTACTCCGTGCACCTGAAGGCCACGATGATGAAGGTCAGCGACCCCATCATCTTCGGCCACGTCGTGCGCGCCTACTTCGCCGGCGTGTTCGCCCGGTACGGCGAGAAGATCGCCGCGGCGGGCCTCACCCCCAACGACGGGCTGGGCGGGATCCTCTCGGGGCTGAAGAGCGTCGACGGCGGCGAGGAGATCATCGCCGCGTTCGCCGACGCGATGGCCGACGGACCGCGGCTGTCCTACGTCAACTCCGACAAGGGCATCACCAACCTGCACGTCCCGTCCGATGTCATCGTCGACGCGTCGATGCCGGCGCTGGTGCGCAACGGCGGGAAGCTGTGGGGTGTCGACGGCGGCGAGGACGACACGATCGCCGTCATCCCCGACTCCTCCTACGCCGGGGTCTACCAGAGCGTGATCGACGACGTCATCGCGCACGGCCCGCTGGACCCGGCAACGATCGGCAGCGTGCCGAACGTGGGCCTGATGGCCCAGGCGGCCGAGGAGTACGGCAGCCACGACAAGACGTTCGAGATCGCCGCGGAAGGCGTCGTACAGGTGCTCGATTCGGCGGGCACCGTGCTGCTGGAGCACGCCGTCGCCCCCGGTGACATCTGGCGCGCGACGCAGACCAAGGACATCGCGGTACGCGACTGGGTGAAGCTGGCCGTCACCCGCGCCCGCGCCACCGGCGTGCCCGCGGTGTTCTGGCTCGACGCCACCCGTGCCCACGACGCGCAGCTGATCGAGAAGGTCAACACCTACCTCGGCGAGCACGACACGTCAGGGCTCACGATCGAGATCCTCCCCCCGGCCGAGGCGACGCAGTACTCGCTGGACCGCATCCGTCAGGGCCTGGACACCATCTCGGTGACCGGCAACGTGCTGCGCGACTACCTCACCGACCTGTTCCCGATCCTCGAGGTCGGCACGAGCGCCAAGATGCTCTCCATCGTGCCGCTGCTCGCCGGCGGTGGCCTGTTCGAGACCGGTGCCGGCGGCTCCGCGCCCAAGCACGTGCAGCAGCTCCTCTCGGAGAACTACCTGCGTTGGGACTCGCTGGGCGAGTTCTTCGCGCTTGCGGCATCCCTCGAGCACCTCGCCACGACCACCGACAACCCCAAGGCGCAGGTGCTGGCAGACACGCTGGACGCCGCGACCGGCACGTTCCTCGAGAACGACCGGTCGCCCGGTCGCGCGCTCGGCACGATCGACAACCGCGGCAGCCACTTCTACCTCGCGCTGTACTGGGCGCAGGAACTGGCGAAGCAGACGGCGGATGCCGAACTGGCCGCGATCTTCGCCCCGGTGGCCGAGGCGCTCGCCGCCGGCGAGGAGCAGATCGTCGCCGAACTGATCGCCGTGCAGGGCTCGCCGGTCGACGTGGGTGGCTACTACCGCCCCGACGCCGCCCGCGTGGAGTCCGTGATGCGCCCGTCCGCGACGTTCAACTCGGTGATCGACTCACTGGGCTGA
- a CDS encoding GNAT family N-acetyltransferase, translating into MAELRVEELSASTIVAVNNMSLKPGQERFLAPESYAIAATVVNPSTSWQRVVLDGDEVVGFVSANFDPEAPQEHFRSVLWRINVDADDQGRGVGRFAVEQLLQEARSRGMDHVNAIYEAGEGGPDTFFRRVGFTPVGETEYGEVVAEVRL; encoded by the coding sequence ATGGCTGAGCTGCGCGTAGAAGAACTGTCGGCATCCACGATCGTCGCGGTGAACAACATGTCGCTCAAGCCCGGGCAGGAACGCTTCCTCGCCCCGGAGAGCTACGCGATCGCCGCGACCGTCGTGAACCCCTCCACGTCATGGCAGCGGGTCGTGCTCGACGGGGATGAGGTCGTCGGGTTCGTCAGCGCGAACTTCGACCCCGAGGCACCACAGGAGCACTTCCGCTCGGTGCTGTGGCGCATCAACGTCGATGCCGACGACCAGGGCCGCGGCGTGGGACGTTTCGCCGTCGAGCAGCTGCTCCAAGAGGCGCGCAGCCGCGGCATGGACCACGTCAACGCCATCTACGAGGCAGGCGAGGGCGGCCCGGACACCTTCTTCCGCCGCGTGGGCTTCACCCCCGTCGGCGAGACCGAGTACGGCGAGGTCGTCGCCGAGGTCCGCCTCTAG
- a CDS encoding acetylxylan esterase gives MPRFDLTPDELAAYRPDVREPDDFDEFWSRTLTESRAAGGEVVRRQVDTPFAVFDVFDLTFPGFAGEPVRAWLTLPRGVPGPLPAVVEFNGYGGGRGLPGERSDWAAAGYAHLFMDTRGQGSTWGSGGDTPDPHGAGPSASGFLTRGIDDPDTYYYRRVYTDAVRAIDAVRTLPEVDPARVAVAGGSQGGGITLAAAGLAEGLVAAMPDVPFLCHFERAVGLTDRDPYQEVVRYLSVHRGADDRVFDTLSYFDGVNFAKRATAPALFSVALMDPVCPPSTVYAAFNHYAGDRRIEVYTHNQHEGGQAHQWFAQAAFLATQPVSQTSVV, from the coding sequence GTGCCACGATTCGACCTGACCCCCGACGAGCTGGCGGCCTACCGCCCCGACGTGCGCGAGCCGGACGACTTCGACGAGTTCTGGTCTCGCACGCTCACCGAGTCCCGCGCCGCCGGCGGCGAGGTGGTGCGCCGGCAGGTCGACACCCCGTTCGCGGTGTTCGACGTGTTCGACCTCACCTTCCCCGGGTTCGCCGGCGAGCCGGTGCGCGCGTGGCTGACGCTGCCGCGCGGGGTGCCGGGGCCGCTGCCTGCCGTCGTGGAGTTCAACGGCTACGGCGGCGGCCGGGGCCTGCCCGGCGAACGCAGCGATTGGGCGGCCGCCGGCTATGCGCACCTGTTCATGGACACCCGCGGGCAGGGCTCCACGTGGGGATCCGGCGGTGACACCCCCGACCCGCACGGAGCCGGCCCTTCGGCCAGCGGCTTCCTCACGCGCGGCATCGACGATCCCGACACCTACTACTACCGCCGCGTCTACACCGACGCCGTGCGCGCCATCGACGCCGTCCGGACGCTGCCCGAGGTCGACCCCGCCCGCGTCGCCGTCGCCGGCGGCAGCCAGGGCGGCGGCATCACGCTGGCCGCCGCCGGCCTTGCCGAAGGGCTCGTGGCGGCCATGCCCGACGTGCCGTTCCTGTGCCACTTCGAGCGGGCAGTGGGCCTGACCGATCGCGACCCTTATCAGGAGGTGGTGCGCTACCTGTCGGTGCACCGCGGCGCCGACGACCGCGTGTTCGACACCCTCTCGTACTTCGACGGCGTCAACTTCGCCAAGCGCGCCACCGCGCCGGCGCTGTTCTCCGTCGCGCTGATGGACCCGGTGTGCCCGCCGTCCACGGTGTACGCGGCGTTCAACCACTACGCCGGCGACAGGCGCATCGAGGTGTACACCCATAATCAGCACGAGGGCGGCCAGGCGCACCAGTGGTTCGCGCAGGCGGCGTTCCTGGCCACGCAACCGGTCTCCCAGACGTCCGTTGTGTGA